The Meiothermus sp. genome segment CGGTCTCGGGTGAGCTCGATATTGGTAAGCCCCAGCGCGGCATTTTCGACCATATCTGCACGGAACTGGGCGTGGAGCCTTCAGCCTGCGTGATGGTCGGCGACAACCCCGAGCGGGACATTGCAGGTGCGGCCAATGCTGGCATGAAATCGGTCTGGGTGGAGCGCGGCTTCAAGCCCAAAGACCCCCAGCACCCCGCCGACCTCGAGGTCTCGAACCTGCTCGAAATGCTGCCCTGGCTGGAGGCGCAATGATACCGGATGCAAAAAGACAGTTCAAAAAACCAAAAACCCATAGGTTGTCTTTTTGAATCCTAGAGCACTCCCTTCGGTTGGGTTAGTTCGGCGCCGAAGGGTGACGAACTAACCCAATCTGGTATGGCATATCCAGAAGCCCATCGGCATTCCGCCCGCCACCGCGCGGAGGTTTTGCAGAGCGAGCTGTGTGGCTGCTTCTACTGCCTGCGTATTTTTACCCCCAGCGAAATCGAAGAATGGGTGGATGAAGGCCAGACTGCGCTATGCCCCTATTGCGGCATGGATGCTGTGCTGGGCTCGGCTTCGGGTGTACATCTGAGCGAAGATTTCCTGAGCCAGATGCGGGAGCGCTATTTCTAATAACCCTGACATCCCACCAATATGCTCGACAGACGCTTAGCGCAGTGCCTTCAAGGCCAGTTTAATGAGTTCCTGCGTACCTGCTTCGGGGTTTTTCTGGGCAATTTCGGCTACCAAGCTCCGCACCTGGCTCTCGCGGAAACCCAGTGTGATCAGGGCCAGCTCGGCCTCCTCGGTATGGGCGGTGCGAACGATGGCTCCTCCTTCGCCCATCAGGTGGGCGGGTACCTTGCCGCGCAGCTCGAGGGCAATCCGCTCGGCCAGCTTCTTGCCGACCCCTTGGGCTGCCGTTAAGAGGCGCAGGTCGCCCTCGGCTAGGGCGCGGGCCAGCAGGGCCGGGGTTTGCGAGGAGAGCAGGTTGAGGGCCACTTTAGGCCCTACCCCCGAGACCGAGAGCAGTAGTTCAAATAGCTCCAGGCTGCGTTCGTCGCTAAATCCAAAGAGCGAAAGGTCGTCCTCCCGTACCACCAGTTTGGTGTGCAGGATGGATTCCTGCCCTTCGTTGAGCTGGGCCAGCGTCGAGGCGGGACAACTGGCCTCCAAACCCACACCCCCTACCAGCAATACAGCGCTACTCTGGCTCTTTTTGAGTACCATTCCTTTGAGGTAGCGAATCACGCGGACAGTCTACCTTCCCCGGAAGCGGGCGGGACGTTTTTGGTAGAAAGCCTGCACACCCTCCTGGTGGTCTTCTGTGCGGCCCGCTACCTCTTGCAGTAAAGCCTCGTACTCGAGCATCTCCGACAGGGTGGCGCTGGCGCTGCGCCGCAGGGCCCGCTTGATCAGGCCGTAGGTTTTGCTGGGCCCCTGGGCCAGCTCGGCGGCCAGTTTGGCTACCTCGGCGGGGAAAGCCTCGGTGGGTACCACTCGGTTGACCAGGCCCAGGCTCAGGGCCTCTTCGGCCCCCAGGCGGGGCGAGAGGGCCTCGAGTTCAAAAGCCTTGGCATAGCCCACCATGCGCGGCAGGTGGTAGTTCATGCCGGCGTCGGGGATTAGCCCAATCTTGCTAAAACCGGTGGTCAGGATGGCATCGGCTGCCGCTACCCGCAGGTCGCAAGCCAGGGCCAGCGAGAGCCCGGCCCCCGCCGCCGCACCATGAATGGCGGCCATCACCGGCTTTTCCAGGCTGGCCATGCCCTCCACCACCGACTGGTAGTTGCGCAGGTGGGCCTTGTAGGAAATGCGCTGGCCCTCGAATTCGCGTAAGTCCTGGCCCGAGCAAAAGCCGCGCCCTGCGCCCCGCAGCACCACCACGCGCACCTCGGGCGCGGGGGCTTCTTTGGCAAGCACCTGGCCCAGCTCCTTTAGCATCTCTGTGGTCAGGGCGTTGATGGCCTCGGGCCGGTTCAGGGTGAGGGTCAGGATGCCCTCCTGGAACTCCTTGAGTAAGACGCTCATGCTGCCTCCACAATGAATCTTGATGGGCCGGTTATTTACCTTTCCATACCGGCCTGCGCTTCTGCACAAAAGCTGTGGTGCCCTCGTGTTTGTCCTCGCTGCCGAAAGCAATCAGGAAGTTGCTGCGTTCGAGGCCCAGTCCGTTTTCCAGGCTCATGTCCTGTGCCCGGTTCACCGCATCCTTGGCCAGTCGGGCCGCCAGGGGGGCCCGCTCTGCAATGGCCTGGGCCAGCTCGAGGGTCTCTTCCAGGTACAGCTCCACCGGTACTACTTTGTTTACCAGACCATGTTGCAAGGCTTCCCAGGCCGAGAGCACCCTTCCGGCCAGAATCACTTCCATGGCCAGGTACTTGCCTACCTGGCGGGTGAGGCGCTGAGTACCCCCGCCACCCGGAATGATGCCCAGGTTGATCTCGGGCTGGGCAAACCGGGCGGTGTCGGAGGCCACAATCAGGTCGCAGAGCATGGCCAGTTCGCAGCCCCCGCCGTAGGCAAACCCCGAAACGGCTGCAATCAGGGGTTTGCGAACCTTGCGCAGGGTCTCGTACTGGTCTGCCCGGAGCCCCTGCATCAGCTCGGCCAGGCTGGTTTGCTGAAACTCGGCGATGTCGGCCCCGGCGGCAAAGGCCCGTTCGTTGCCGGTGATAACCATAGCGCCGATGGCCTCGTCCTGCTCGAAGGCCCCAACGGCCTGGGCCAGTTCGCGGAGGGTGGCGGTATTGAGGGCGTTGAGTTGCCTGGGTCGGTTGAGCTTCACCAAGCCTACGCGCCCGTGGGTTTCGACCAGAATGTTCTCGTACATAAGGCACCTGTGGTTTTACTTGAGCCGCTCTGCCGGAAACCGCTCGTTCTCCCAGACGTCGATAAAGGCGGTACCTGCGGCCAGCCTGGCGCTGTGGGGCACGCCACCGGGAATATGATAATAATCGCCTTTGCGAAAGACCTTTCGCTCGCCGCCCATCACGAACTCCACCTCACCCTCCAGCACCACGCCCCACTGGCCGTCGTGGGCGTGCTCGGGGACAAAGGTTTCCTCCTGCACCTGGGCAAATCCCACCTGCCCCTTGTGCCCCGAGAGCACCGCCATGTCCATGCCGGGCCAGATTTCTACCTGCTTGAAGGCTTTGAACCACTCTGGAAAGACGCTCATATTTTCGACCTCTGTATGTAGCTTATCGCCTGGGCCAAGCTCCCTACAACCGCCCGGTTTTGCTTTGGGCATCGGCTATCTGCTATTGGCTATCGGGTGCAGGCATGTTAGCATTCTGAGCTAGTTATGGCGCTGATTGTCCAGAAATACGGTGGAACAAGCGTGGGCGACCTCGAGCGCATCCATAAGGTTGCCCAGCGCATCCACCATTACCTCGAGAAAGGCCACCAGATTGCGGTGGTGGTCTCGGCCATGGGCCGCATGACCGACGAGCTGATTGCCCTGGCCAAGCGGGTCAATAAACGCCCTCCCCAACGTGAACTCGATATGCTCACTACCATTGGCGAGCAGCAGTCGGTGGCGTTGCTCTCGATGCAACTCAACGCCATGGGCATACCCGCAAGGGGGTTTACCCAGCACCAGATCGGCATCACCACCGATGGGCGCTTTGGCGATGCCCGCATTTTGCGGGTCGAGCCCACCCTGATCCAGCAAGCCCTGGGCAGGGGAGAAGTGGCGGTGGTGGCAGGCTTCATGGGCACCACCCCCGAGGGCGAGCTCACCACCTTAGGGCGGGGGGGCTCCGACACCACCGCGGTGGCGCTGGCGGCGGCCTTAGGGGCTCACGAGTGCGAAATCTTCACCGATACCGAAGGGGTTTATACCACCGACCCCCACGCCATTCCGGAGGCCCAGAAGCTCAACAAAATTGGCTACGACCAGATGCTGGAAATGGCCGCCCTGGGGGCGCGGGTGCTGCACCCACGGTCGGTTTACTATGGCAAACGCTACGGAGTAAAAATCCATGTGCGCAGCAGCTTTTCCTATAACCCTGGCACCATTGTTACGGAGGATGGCATGGAACTCGATCGCCCAGTGACGGGGGTGGCCCTCGACGACGAAATTGCCCAGATTGGCCTGGTAGGGATTCCCGACCGGCCCGGCATTGCGGCCCAAGTTTTTGAAGCGTTGGCCCGCAAAGGTGTGGCCGTGGACATGATTATCCAGGGGGTTCCCGGTCACGAGGCCAGCCGTACCCAGATGGCCTTTACCGTCAACCAGGACTTTGCCGACGAGGCTATGGAGGCCCTCGAGCCCGTTCTGGCCGAAATTGGCGGAGAAGCTCAGTTGCGCCGTGATGTATGCAAAATTTCCATTGTGGGGGTAGCCCTGGCCTCCACCCCCGGCATTCCGGCCCGCATGTTCCAGGCACTTTCTAGTGTGGGGGCCAACATCGACATGATCGCTACCAGTGAGGTACGGATATCCGCCATTATTCCCTTGCAATCTGCCGAGGCCGCCTTAAGGGCCGTGCACAGCGCTTTTGAGCTGGATAAGCCCATCGCGAGCTAGACCGGACAGCGTGCCCCCCGAGTCCTCCAGACCCCCAAGAGCGCAAGATCGAGGCAAGGAGCCCTATGAGCGAATCCCAAGGCTATTCGGGCAAACAGTACCTGAGTTGGCAGGACATCACCAACCTGGTTTCCAGGCTGCTGGGCCAGGTCAACCCCAACGACTTCGACTGCATTCTGGCTGTTACCCGGGGCGGCATGATTCCGGCCTGTTTGGTCTCCGAGGCCACCGACCAGCGCAACATCCTGACTGCGGCGGTGATGTTTTATACCGACGTGGGCGAGACCATCAAAGACCCCGTTTTTCTGCAGTTTCCCTCCGATAGCCTGCTCTACGGCAAGCGCATTCTGATTGTGGACGATGTTTGGGACTCGGGCAAAACCGCCGTAGCGGTGCGGGAGCGCATCAAGATGGCAGGCGGTCAGCCGCAGGTGGCGGTGCTGCACTACAAGCCCAGCAAAAGCCAGTTCCCCGGCGACGCCCCCGACTACTACGCTGCCGAGACCGACGCCTGGATTGTGTACCCCTGGGATCCGGCCCAGGGCTGGACAACCTTAGGCCAGGGGGCCGGTCAAGCCTGATTGCCAGGGCACAGTTTCTACAACTTATACCAGATTCGGTTAGTTCGTCACCAAAGGGTGACGAACTAACCCGACCGAAGTTATCCGCGTAGCGGAGGGCGATACCGCCCCTTGGAAGTTATCCGCGTAGCGGAGGGCGATACCGCCCCTTGGAAGGGAGACGCTTTCTTCGCCGACCGACAGTGAAGGGCCATCGGCCCCCGGCTAGCGCCGGTACTCAAGGGAGGGGTGTGCTCTAGGATTCAAAAAGACAGCCTCTGGTGTTTTTGGTTTTGTAAACTGTCTTTTTGAATCCGGTATTATCGCGCCCTTCACAGATGTTGCCGCCCGCGAAAACGAGAATGCGTCTGCGCCCAGACGCATGTTACGCACCCAAGCGTGGGCCGGGCCCGGCCCACGCTTGGGTTTCGAGTTTCCGGGCGGCAACTGTTTTGTCTGGGGCAGAAGATTCTTGATTCTCGGGAGGCTCATTCTATGTGAAGAGCGCTCTAAAGCCCTATTTAATCAGCCCGAGCTGTAACACCGCATCCCGCTCTTCGGCCAGTTCCCTGGCGGTGGCGTCCATCTTGCTGCGGCTAAATTCGTTGATGTCCAGCCCTTGAACAATCTCAAAGTCACCGTTCCTGCAGACGCAGGGGTAGCTGTACACCAGCCCCTCGGGGATACCATACGAGCCGTCGGAGGGGATGGCCATGCTCACCCAGTCGCCTTGCGGGGTACCCAGGGCCCAGTCGCGCATGTGATCAATGGCCGCACTGGCTGCCGACGCCGCCGAGGAAGCGCCACGGGCTTCGATAATCTCCGCCCCACGCTTGGCTACCTTGGGAATGTAGACATTGGCGTACCAGTCGTGATCGCCCACCAGCTCATAGGCGCTTTTGCCCCCTACTTCGCAGTGGTACAGGTCGGGGTACTGCGTGACCGAGTGGTTGCCCCAGATGGTCATTTTTTTGATTTCGCTGACCGGCACCTTGAGTCGGGCCGCCAGTTGGGAGATGGCCCGGTTGTGGTCGAGGCGGGTCATGGCGTGAATCTGGCGGGGGGAGAGGTTGGGAGCGTTTTTGTAGGTAATCAGGGCGTTGGTGTTGGCGGGGTTGCCTACTACCAGCACCTTGACATGCTTGCGGGCGTTGTCGGAGAGGGCGCGGCCCTGGGCGGTGAAGATGGCCCCATTGGCCTGGAGCAAGTCGGCCCGCTCCATACCCTGCTTGCGCGGCATGGCCCCGACCAGCAGGGCATAGTCGGCATCCCCAAAGGCCACGTTGGGGTCGTCGGTGGGTACGACCCCAGCCAGGGTGGGGAAGGCGCAATCTTCCAACTCCATAATCACCCCATTGAGGGCTTTGAGGGCTGGGGTAATTTCTAGAAGTTGCAAGATAACCGGCTGGTCTTTGCCCAGCATTTCACCGGAAGCAATACGGAACAGCAAACTATAGCCAATCTGACCGGCAGCACCGGTCACCGCCACACGCACAGGGGATTTCATCCTAGAAACTCCTTTCGTTGGGCTTCTGCCCATTTCTACCGTTCACGATAATAACGCGCTGAAAGCCGAATGTCGAAGGACAAAGGTCGGGGGTAGTTACACCAATGCGCTGTGGGTAGTTCCATCGAGGGGCGGCAATTTCTAAAAGGCTCGCCGTCTGGGTGTATGAGCAGGAAGCCGCATGGTGCAAGACCGCTTGCGAGCATTTGCTCTAGACCTAAAATACCCTCTGGGCGTAACATTGCCCCTATGACAGTAAGCCGCTATTACGACGTAAAGCGCGACGAGCGGGGCAAGCGTTACCTGGAGCCTTTCATTGAAGGTTCACTGCTGTTGGGGCTGCCCCTTCTGAACAAAGGAACTGCTTTTACCCACGAGGAGCGCAAAGCCCTCAAACTCGAGGGGCTGTTGCCGCCGCATGTGACCAGCCTCGAGGAGCAAAAAGAGCGTAACTACCGCCGCTATCGCCTGATTGAAAACGATCTGGAAAAGCACATCTTCCTGCGCAACCTGCAAGATCGCAATGAGGTGCTGTTTTTTGCCCTTTTTGCCGACCACATGAGTGAGATGCTTCCCATTCTCTACACCCCCACGGTCGGAGAGGCGGTCAAGCAGTTTTCCCACATCTATCGGTACCCCCGCGGTTTTGCTGCTTCCACCGACAACATCCACGATATTGACCAGGCCCTCGCCAACGTGCCCCTCAACGATGTGCGCCTGGCTGTAGCGACCGATTCCTCGGCCATTTTGGGCATCGGCGACCAGGGCTTTGGGGGTATGGCCATCTCTATCGGCAAGCTGGCCATCTATACGGCCGCCGGTGGGCTGGGCCCCGACAAGGCCCTTCCCATCGAACTCGACGTAGGCACTAACCGCGCCGACCTAATCAACGACCCCCTGTACCTGGGGGTGCGCCACCGCAGGCTTTCGGGCGAAGAGTACTATGCCTTTATGGATCGCTTTGTGGAAGCCTTCTGTAGGCGTTACCCCAATGCGGTCATGCAGTGGGAAGACTTTGGCAAGGATACGGCTTTTGCTGTACTCGAGCGCTACCGCAAGGTGCTTCCCTCCTTCAACGACGACATCCAGGGCACCGGGGCGGTTACCCTGGCCGGGGTCTTGTCGGCTTGCCGCATCAAGGGCGAACAACTTTCCGACCAGCGCATTCTGGTGTATGGGGCGGGAGCAGGAGGGGTGGGTGTGGCCCAGGCCATGCTCGACGGTCTGATGCGCGAAGGCTTGAGCGAGGCACAAGCCCTGGACCGCATATTTGTCCTGGACTCCAAAGGTTTGCTGCTGAGCAACCGCAGTATGGAAGCCTACAAACAAAAGTTCGCCAAAGACCCCGCCCTCATTCAGAACTGGCGGGTCGAGGGCGATGCACCCAACCTGTACGAGACCATACTCAATGCCCAAATCACCGTTCTTCTGGGTCTTTCGGGTCAGCCGGGTTCGTTTTCCGAGCCTATCGTGCAGGCGGTGCGGGCGCACACCGACCGCCCCATCATCTTCCCGTTGTCCAACCCCACCAGCTCGTCGGAGGCCATTCCGGAAGACATCCTTCGCTGGACGAACGGCAAGGCCCTGGTGGCAGCCGGGAGCCCCTTTGAACCGGTGGAACTGGATGGACAGGTCTATCCCATTGGGCAGGGCAACAATGCCTTTGTATTTCCGGGGTTGGGTTTTGGTACGGTGCTTTCCAAGGCCCGGGAAGTCTCCGATGCTATGGTGCTAGAAGCCGCCTACACCCTTTACGACTACACCAGCAAGCATCACCCTGAGCGCATCTATCCCCCCACCTCGGAACTGCGTGAGGTGAGCCAGTTTGTGGCCTCGAGGGTGATTCGCCAGGCTATGAAGGAGGGCCTGGCCCGTGAAGAACGCCTGAAGGGGCTGGGTATGGAGGCCATTCAAGCCTATGTGGCCGAGCGCTTCTGGCAGCCCCGGTACTTGCCTTACAAACCCGCGGTGAGCAACCCATAGCGCAAACCTTTTAGCCGCAAACGTCTATCACCTAAGGCTGTTTCCGGCTTCACACAAAGCGACCGCCCCCAGCTTCGGTCAGCAAGCTATCTGGAGCTGGCCGGTTGGCCTATGCGCTAAACCTTGTAGATTTTCGTATACTGTACATGTCAAGGGCTCTTAGCCCCTTATATATATGGACAAAAAAGACCGCCCGGTGTACATCATTTCGGTTGCTGCCGAACTGGTGGATATGCACCCCCAGACCCTGCGGCTGTACGAGCGTAAAGGCCTCATTCAGCCCAAGCGTTCGGGGGGCAAGACCCGTTTGTACTCCGAACGGGATGTCGAGAAACTCCGGGAAATCCGCCGACTGACCCAGGAACTCGGGGTCAACCTGGCGGGGGTGGAAGAGATCATGAAACTGCGCGAAGAGCTATGGACGCTCGAGCAGCGCTTTCGGGAGGAAGCCGAGCGCCTCAAGGTAGAACTCGGCGAGAAGCTCGAAGCCTTAAAGACCCCCCCAGCCCTGCCTGCCCCCGGCGAGGGCAAGAAAAAAATCAACGAGAAGGAGCGGCCGGTCTATATCATTTCGGTGGCCGCCGAGCTTGTGGGCATGCACCCCCAGACCCTGCGCCTGTATGAGCGGGAGGGTCTGGTTGCGCCCAGCCGTACCTCCGGCAAGACCCGCCTCTACTCTGAGCGGGATGTGGAAAAACTAAAGGAAATTCGCCGCCTTACGCAAGAATTGGGCGTTAACCTGGCCGGGGTAGAGGAGATCATTCGCCTGCGTGACGAGCTGGATATCCAGCAAAACCGCCTCGAGTCGGAAATTGCCCGCCTGCGCCTGGCCCTGTTGCGTGAGCTGAAGCCACAAAATAGCGAACAAAAGAAAACGAAAACCACGGCAAGCTAGCCCAAAACCCAAAGCCGAAGGCCGAAAGCATGGGCCATGTCTTTTTGGCATATCGCGTCATGGCAACTTTGGGCTCACCGTAGCTTCAGCGGAAGCCGGAGCGCATAGGCCAGCCCAATAAATACGACCAAACCCGCCAAACCCCCCAGGGCCAGCGGTAGGAGGTTATGCAAAAAAAAGGTCGGAATTCCAAACTGCATCGCTACTATGTAGGATACCCAGCCTGCGGGGGTGGCAGCCAGTACGGTTTTTCCCACCACCCGCCCTACCTCGGCAGGGGTTACCATTTGAAAAGCCTGCAAGCGCCGGGTGTAAATCGCCAGGCCCAGCCAGCCAGCAACTGCCGTGGCCAGGTTCAGCACAAACAGCCCCTGTTCGCGCAACAGCCAGTAGCCAAAGGTGTTCAGCAGCGCCACCATTACCGTCACGCTGACCGCCTGGCCCACCTGCCCCACCGCGTAAAAGCCGCGAAGCAGCAGTTGATTCAAGCCCCAGGGCAGCAAGGCCAGGCCCAGTGCCATTACGGTCTGGGTGGTAAAGGCCCGGTTGGCGTCGGAGAAGTTTGCGGTGATGGCATAAAGCGTCCCCACCACCCAGGGGGCCAGCGCGACCATCATGGCGGCTGCGAAGGCCAGGGGTACCGCCAGCCGGGCCATCATGCGACGGAGCAACTCGCGGGCTGCCGTTAGGTCGCCGCCGCCCGCCAGTGCAGAGAGCCGGGGAAAGGCGGCCATGGCGGGCGAGACGGCCAGCAAGCCCAGCGCAGTGGTAAAGATGAGTTCGCCGTTCTGGAAGCCCGTGACCGCCGCCGAGGGGTAGGCGGCCAGAATGCCAAGCAAGACCAGGTTCAGAAACTGCCGTACGGAGGTGGTGAAGGCAAAAGGCCCGATGCGGGTGAGGGCTAAGCGGAAGGCCGGATGCCATTTGAACTCGAGCCCATACCCCCTTAGGGCGGGAAGCTGCACCAGGGCTTGCAGCGCGCCCCCCAGCGTGACCGAGAGGCCCAGCGCGACCACGCTGCCGGGAAAAAGCAGCATAAGCACGATAGAGCCCACATTGAAGGCAATGGGGCTAAAGCTGGTAATACCAAAGCGCTCACCCGACTGGAGCATCGAAGAAAAAAGCGAAGCCATCGAGATGGAAAGCAAAAAAGGCATCACCAGCCTTATCAGGAGCACCAGCTGCTCGAAAACAACCGGGTCGCGCAAGGGGCTGGCCTGGGCCAGGGAAAGCTCGGCCAGCCAAAGCAGGACACCCGCAATTTGGGGGGCAAAGAGTAGACCCAGGCCCAGAATGACCAAATTAATGCCCAGCAAAAAGGCCCCGAACCGCCGGGCGAACACCCGCGCCTCTTCAGCTGGCAGGCTGGTGAGTACCGGAATCAGGGCGTTCTGGATGGCCCCTTCGGCCAGCAGCTCGCGCAGCAAGTTGGGAATGCGGTACGCCACCCAGAAGGCGTCCTTGAGGGTGTCGGACAGGGGCAGGTTGGTCAGGATGGTCTGGCGTACCTGGCCCAGAAGGCGACTGGACAGGGTACCGGCCATGACCAGGAGAGTGTTGCGAACGATGCGAGACATAAGAAGGGCGGGGTTCGGCTAAGTCGAACGCTTGCGGGGTTCTGCACGGTCCAAGGCAGGCCAGAAAAAGGATACCCCGAAACATGGACCCCACTCCGCGCGACCCTTCAGGGGTTAATCCACCCAGCGCACCTTGCTGCCTGCAGGCGACTTCTCGACCTGCAAGCGGGCGGGCAGGCGTTCGGCCAGGGCCTCTACATGGGTCACGATGCCGACCAGGCGGCCCTGGGTGGGCAGGGCTTCCAGTATCCCGGCGACCTGTTCCAGCGTTTCGGCGTCCAAGGTGCCGAAGCCTTCATCCAGGAAAAGCGCCCCAATGCGGCCACGCGAAAGGTGCTCCGAGAGGGAAAGGGCCAGCGAGAGGCTGGCCATGAAGCTTTCGCCGCCCGAAAGGGTTCGCACGGGGCGAAGGGAGTCTGTCCAGCGGTCGAGCACCTTGTATTCGCCCTCCTCGAGGCGCAGGCTGTAGCGGTTTTGCGAGAGGGTCTGGATGAGTTCGGAGGCCCGGCCCAGCAGGCCGGACTGGTAGCGCTCGAGCAAGAAGTCCTGGAAGCGGTCGCCCTTGAGATCCTGGGCCAGTTGTTCCCAGAGATCGGTTTGTTTGTCCAGCTCAGCTTTTTCCTTCTGGGCCTGGCGTTTTCGGTCAAGTTGTTTTTGCAGCCGGTCCAGGTCGGACTTCTTGCCGCCCAGCCGTTCTCTGGTCTCGGCCAGCGAGGTTTTGAGGCCGGCTACGCGGTTTTTTTGTTCCGATACCTGGGCAGGCGTAACCGGCTCCTGACCACTCAGGGCTTGCTCGAGTACGCGCAACGCCCTATCAATTTCAACCCCTTCGTGCTCGTGATCCTTGAGCTTTTTTTGCAGCGCCTCCACCTCCGCAGGGCTCAGACGGGCCTTTTGCACCGCCTCCGGCCCCGCGAACCCTGCCTCTTTGAGCAGAACCTGCACGCCCCGTTGCTGTCTGTCCAGGTTGGCTTGTAGAACCCGCACAATTTCGGCTTGGCTCGAGACCTTACCCTTCAGTTCGCTTTGCCGGTTTTCCATTTCGGCCACCTTCTGGGCCAGGGCGCGAGCGGACTCGAGGGCTTGCCGAAGCGCCTCCACATAGACCGCAACCTCGCGGTTGTCCGTGATGGCACGAATTTCTTCGGCCAGCCCTGCCAAGCGCTGCGTGCGCTCCTCTTTGACCTGTTCGAGCGTACCCAGACCGGCCACCTGGGCCTGCAGGTCGGCGAGTTCGGTGGCGGCTTCTTGGGATTCGTTTTGCAGCGTTTGGAGCTGTTCTTGTAGTTTGGGTAGGCGTTGCTGCAGATCCTCGAGGCGCTTTTGTTTGGCCTTGAACTCGGCCCGCAAATCGGTAAGCGTGGCCTCAAGCTGGTCGACCTGGGCTTGAAGAGCCTGTAGGTTGGCTTGCGCTTTGGGAGGGGGTAGGGTCTTTACCGGGTGCCCGCAAAGCGGGCAGGGTTCACCCACCTGGAGATGGGCATGGTACTGAGCAATCCCCTGGTGCAGTTTTTCACGCTCGAGGGTCTGTTTGGCTTCCTCAAGCCTGGCTTTGTCCTTCTGGCCGGTTTCTTTGAGGGTCTGGATTTCCGCCTGCAGCGCCTCGATGGAAGCCTGTTCCTTTTGCAGCTCTTGGGTAGCATTTTGCAGGCGCTCTTGGGCCCGCGCTGCTTTGGTGTGGGCTTTGTTCTAGCTCACCAAATAAGCGCTCGGCATCGCGCAGGGCGTCCAGGCGTTCTTCCTCAAAGGGGAGTGGGCGTTCGTGGTAGAGACGTAAGCTGCCGCCATAGCGCTTCAGGCTGGCTTCCTTGGACTTGAGCAGGGGAATCTGATGCTGCTTTTGCTCGAGCGCCGCTAACTCTTCGGGGCGGTACTGGGCGCGAAAGCGCTCGAGCTCGGCTTCGAGCGCCTCCAAGGCCGACTGGTCGCGCTTTAGAGCGTTCTCCTTTGGCCGAAGCTCGCTTCTGGGCAGCCTGGAGGGCTTCCAACTGCGGCCAGATGCGCTCGGCTTTTTCGGCCTGGGCAACCTTGGCGGCAATTTCGGCCATGCGCGCCTGCTCGCTTTTGCCAGGCGGCGTGTCGGCGGCGCAGGGCCTCGAGTTCGGCAAACTGCTTCTGGCGTTCTTCCAGGGTACGCAGGGTTTGTTCGGCGCTCTGGAGCTGGCTACCCAGGTCGCGCTCGCTCAGCTCGAGCCCCTCAATCTCCTCTCGCAGCGCCGAGACCCGCTCTTCCCTCGGCCTCCGCCAGCGCGTCGAGTTCGCCTTGCAGGTGAGCCCGTTGCTCGGCCAGGGTTTTGAGCCGGGCGGCTACACGCTCCCGCATGGCCTTGAGCAATTCCAGACCGTAGAGCTTGATCAGGGTCTCGCGGCGCTCCTTGGGTGAGCCGCGCAGAAACAGGTCGAACTGGCCCTGCGGCAGCAGGATGGCCCGGGTAAAGGTCTCGTAGTCCATGCCCAGAATTTCGCCAAGCTTGGCGTCGAGCTCCTTGACCTTTTCGGAGGCGGGGTGGGTTTTCCAATCGGTGGATTGCAGGTATTCCAGGCGGTTCTGGTTTTCTTTACCCACCACCCGCACCACGCGCCAGGTCTGCTCTCCTAGGGCAAACGTCAGCTCCACTTTGGCTGAATCGGCCTGAGGATGTTTCAAATCCTTCAGGCCCGTGGAGCCGATGCGTGGGGTGGCTTTGTACAGGGCATAGGTCATGGCATCAAGCAGGGTGCTCTTGCCCGAACCCGTAGGGCCGGTGATGGCAAACAGCCCCACATCATCGAAGCTGATTTCCTGTGGTTCGGCGTAGGCGCCAAAGCCTTCGATACGCAGTTTGAGCGGTCTCATAAAAAGTTGGGGAAAAAGGTTCGGGGGGCAGGCTACTGATTGCTGGCGGCGTGTACCTC includes the following:
- a CDS encoding cytoplasmic protein, yielding MAYPEAHRHSARHRAEVLQSELCGCFYCLRIFTPSEIEEWVDEGQTALCPYCGMDAVLGSASGVHLSEDFLSQMRERYF
- the ruvA gene encoding Holliday junction branch migration protein RuvA — translated: MIRYLKGMVLKKSQSSAVLLVGGVGLEASCPASTLAQLNEGQESILHTKLVVREDDLSLFGFSDERSLELFELLLSVSGVGPKVALNLLSSQTPALLARALAEGDLRLLTAAQGVGKKLAERIALELRGKVPAHLMGEGGAIVRTAHTEEAELALITLGFRESQVRSLVAEIAQKNPEAGTQELIKLALKALR
- a CDS encoding enoyl-CoA hydratase-related protein, whose product is MSVLLKEFQEGILTLTLNRPEAINALTTEMLKELGQVLAKEAPAPEVRVVVLRGAGRGFCSGQDLREFEGQRISYKAHLRNYQSVVEGMASLEKPVMAAIHGAAAGAGLSLALACDLRVAAADAILTTGFSKIGLIPDAGMNYHLPRMVGYAKAFELEALSPRLGAEEALSLGLVNRVVPTEAFPAEVAKLAAELAQGPSKTYGLIKRALRRSASATLSEMLEYEALLQEVAGRTEDHQEGVQAFYQKRPARFRGR
- a CDS encoding enoyl-CoA hydratase-related protein, which produces MYENILVETHGRVGLVKLNRPRQLNALNTATLRELAQAVGAFEQDEAIGAMVITGNERAFAAGADIAEFQQTSLAELMQGLRADQYETLRKVRKPLIAAVSGFAYGGGCELAMLCDLIVASDTARFAQPEINLGIIPGGGGTQRLTRQVGKYLAMEVILAGRVLSAWEALQHGLVNKVVPVELYLEETLELAQAIAERAPLAARLAKDAVNRAQDMSLENGLGLERSNFLIAFGSEDKHEGTTAFVQKRRPVWKGK
- a CDS encoding cupin domain-containing protein → MSVFPEWFKAFKQVEIWPGMDMAVLSGHKGQVGFAQVQEETFVPEHAHDGQWGVVLEGEVEFVMGGERKVFRKGDYYHIPGGVPHSARLAAGTAFIDVWENERFPAERLK
- a CDS encoding aspartate kinase; translation: MALIVQKYGGTSVGDLERIHKVAQRIHHYLEKGHQIAVVVSAMGRMTDELIALAKRVNKRPPQRELDMLTTIGEQQSVALLSMQLNAMGIPARGFTQHQIGITTDGRFGDARILRVEPTLIQQALGRGEVAVVAGFMGTTPEGELTTLGRGGSDTTAVALAAALGAHECEIFTDTEGVYTTDPHAIPEAQKLNKIGYDQMLEMAALGARVLHPRSVYYGKRYGVKIHVRSSFSYNPGTIVTEDGMELDRPVTGVALDDEIAQIGLVGIPDRPGIAAQVFEALARKGVAVDMIIQGVPGHEASRTQMAFTVNQDFADEAMEALEPVLAEIGGEAQLRRDVCKISIVGVALASTPGIPARMFQALSSVGANIDMIATSEVRISAIIPLQSAEAALRAVHSAFELDKPIAS
- a CDS encoding phosphoribosyltransferase; the protein is MSESQGYSGKQYLSWQDITNLVSRLLGQVNPNDFDCILAVTRGGMIPACLVSEATDQRNILTAAVMFYTDVGETIKDPVFLQFPSDSLLYGKRILIVDDVWDSGKTAVAVRERIKMAGGQPQVAVLHYKPSKSQFPGDAPDYYAAETDAWIVYPWDPAQGWTTLGQGAGQA
- a CDS encoding malate dehydrogenase codes for the protein MKSPVRVAVTGAAGQIGYSLLFRIASGEMLGKDQPVILQLLEITPALKALNGVIMELEDCAFPTLAGVVPTDDPNVAFGDADYALLVGAMPRKQGMERADLLQANGAIFTAQGRALSDNARKHVKVLVVGNPANTNALITYKNAPNLSPRQIHAMTRLDHNRAISQLAARLKVPVSEIKKMTIWGNHSVTQYPDLYHCEVGGKSAYELVGDHDWYANVYIPKVAKRGAEIIEARGASSAASAASAAIDHMRDWALGTPQGDWVSMAIPSDGSYGIPEGLVYSYPCVCRNGDFEIVQGLDINEFSRSKMDATARELAEERDAVLQLGLIK